The window aagaaattaattttttttatatttttagattattttaatttgaagatattaaaaataatttttaaaaaataaaaaaatattatttaaatatatttccgAGCTAAATAAACTTTAAACCGCAATCACCATCATACTTTCAAACACCTCTCACACACAGTCGATTCAAAGGATTTGTTTTAGATTCTCAGCCAAGCAATGATCAACAAGCTTCAACAAAGGTTTTTCATACTTTTTTCACATGTTGTTTCAAATCTGAACATTGATAAGCAGTTCTCTTAGTTTGAGGTTGGAGTTGCCGGTTAAATCACAGACATTGGACTATCCAAACAAGCAATCTTCTTTAATTATTGAGAAAGCATGCCCACATGAAGATCTTGACATTAGCTAGCTTAATAGCCATTATAGAAAGCTATTGACAAGAAATGCTGGACATTACCTTTGCTAATGATCCAAGCTAACCTGGCAATGTGATCATGATTaattacattaaattttttacctTAAATTATTCGATGTCTTAGTGCGCGCTTggtaactaaaaagaaaatattttttaattgaaaatatattaaaaacaatttatttattttttttatttgttttttacatcaatttaatattttcctaaaaaaaaatagtttgaaaatgaaaacaaacacTCTTAACTATAAGCTTCTTGGTTGCAGAttggttaattaataacatattccTGAACCGGGTGGTAAATTcctaattaatcaattaatcacGAGACTGCATCCTCTTAAACTAATCAAATTAAGCTATTGGCATGAGTACCTATGAATATGATGTCAACAGAAAAATTAGTCTTCAAAGAAATACAACTACGAAACACTCCATGAAAGGTAGATTAAGGTAGCTGATCAACGAGTCACGGTAGAAGTTATTAGACGGcgttatatatatcttttcatTAAAGCTCTTAGTGATGGAACTGAGTTCCACAACTctttcctattttttattttttattattgaaccaTCTAATTAGAGTTTTCATGTAGCATAAACAAACAATTGGAGGCTTATGACCGAATACGAGATTTATACTgatgtataaatttttagtcCTTTAAATTTTGTACATCGCTAAGCTCATTGTTAACAGGTgtgacaacaaatcaaattcataCCCAAATAAACTTGGCATATAACCAAATCCAAGACTAATGTACTGAGAGAATTGCTAGACACATGTCCAAGTGGACTTGGACGCAACCAAGCCTAAAGACGATAGGTCTAGCAGTTCGATAGATCCATGTCCAATTAGACTAGGCATGCAACCAATTCTAATGGTGTTGGTCTAGCAGTTCACCAAACCTATATCTACTTGGACTCAACATGATACTGAGCTTACAGGACACCACCATATACACCGGCAGCTAATGCCATTTTCAAACTATATTGCCCTTGATTAATCATATTTTGGGGATGATCGTAATAGTGATAgaagtcatttttaaaatatattttttatttaaaaatatattaaaataatagtttttaaaaaatctaaaaaataataaagtggTGGTTCAATTGATACGCCAAACAACCCCTTCAACATATGAAGAACTTCACTCTATAAAGAGGTATGATgagcaaaatttttttttataacaatgaAGACATTTAGGAAGTTGTAATTTAGTTTTGGTACATCTATTCTAATTATTTGTTATTGAAGTGTagagttcttttaaaaaatattttttaattaaaaatatattgaaataatattttatttatttattccctcagtgcaataaaaattaatcatctaagaaattaaagatttaCCTTGTTTTATCCCGAGTTCATTGCTTTGAATGATATTCGGTGTACTAAAATTCAGGGAATTACAAAAATACATGATGTATCTTGCGAATTCCAAACCCACAGTTAAAGTTCCGGGGACTAGAAATTCGTTTGGAGGTGTTTTGTAGTGGATCATGATGGTATGAATCATAGTACTCTACCTGCAAAACCCACTTCAAATGTTGTAATCAgatatttagttttgaaaaattaagttgatttttaatgGCATTTATgtctttataaaatattttttattcaagaattGTTCACACGAAGAGATaaatacaagaataaaaaagagtgaagaaaaatagaaatgaaacattattttcagcataggtaaaaatatttttattattttttatggatttggttgccattttattcttttctttgtttctattttttatttcaaatttaaaatcaaggtaaataaaaataaaaaatgatttttcaaaattagataaaaacatttttattattttttatggattgatatatgattttctccttctttttatttttatcccccTTCTTAAAATAGACCATATAATAGCTTTTGATATATTTACCTTTAAGTGCTctaaacattaaattttattttcctaattCATGTGTTTAACCGGTTTTGCAGGAACTTcctaattagaaattaaaatttttgtttttttttaaataaacccaTCCTGgagtaaaaatttatgtctatgaaaaaagaaaatcgaaaattaaagatgaaaaagaaaaattaaaaccgTAAAGGGCCTGTAAGCAAAATAGGAGAAAAATAGGCCCGAGCCCATTAAAAATCAAAGCCCATTAAACACCAAgtccattttaattttcaattcacAGGCAGAAGGATTCAGGAATTTACGAGAAAGTTCGTCAATCTTCCTCAATCAGCGTCCAACTTCGTCATCCAGAATACACTAGATGTCTCCTCTTACTTCTTATAAATACAAAGCATGTCCCGTCTCTTGTACAACATCAAGGAAAAAAAGCACAAGAAGCAATCAAAATAACAGTATCAGCCCATCAAAGTAAGCAAACGAGTGAttttgtgaagaagaagaaggatggcAATGATTCCGAGCTTCTTTAACAACCGCCGAGGCGGCAGCATCTTCGACTCATTCTCCGCATTCGACATTTGGGATCCACTCAAAGAGTTCCCTTTCACTTCCGCCTCAAATTCTCTCATCTCTCGTGAAAATTCAGCCTTTGTCAACACCCGCATTGATTGGAAAGAGACACCAGAAGCCCATGTCTTCAAGGCAGATCTTCCAGGGCTTAAAAAAGAGGAAGTGAAGGTCGAAATTGAAGATGACAGGGTGCTTCAGATTAGCGGAGAAAGGAATGTGGAGAAGGAAGACAAGAACGATACATGGCATAGGGTGGAGCGAAGCAGTGGCAAGTTCTTCAGGAGGTTTAGGCTGCCTGAGAATGCAAAAATGGATCAGGTCAAGGCTTCTATGGAAAACGGAGTTCTTACCGTGACTGTGCCTAAAGAAGAGATCAAGAAACCTGATGTCAAGGCTATTCAAATTACTGGTTGAACGAGAGAATACCTCTTTTGAGAATTGTGTGTCTTTGTTGTTCTTGTGTGCTCTTTTACAAGTAGTTGAAAGGTTTGGTCTCCTCGTCAGTATGCAGAGAGGAGTAATGTAATCAAAAGTTTTGCTAATAAATTTTCTTGTGTCTTTCTCGGTTGCTTGTAATTTTGTGCGTATCTTGCCTTTTGATGTTCCCTTCCCTCCCTTTGTAAATCTCTTTGAGGCGTAAGAATTAGAAGGATGCATTCAGAACATAAATTGTTCATCATATCGAgtatattttgaatttcctAGCTAGAATAATCTGGAGATGGAACTCGGTTTCTTGCAGCATCTCGTTTCTCCGCCCCATGCTTGCTCGTCCATGATACTGTGGTGAGATAATGACCATCGATCATATTGTTGATAATAGATGGATGAAGTGACAACGATACTTTATACAGATCCAGCCGTCCAAAAGATCATGGTAACCACTAGATTTCAAGTACGCAACATTGAAGTTATTGAATTTCCCAGGATAATAAAGAGCTGGGAATTTTCAGTCAATGACCATtagtttttaagttttgagCTGCTCAGCATAACATCGAAGCTATTATCCAACTAGTTCCTTGTTTTTAATCTGGAGTGTTggttatatatttgaaaatatattaaaataatatttttttatattaatatatcaaaattataaaaaaattatttaaacaagtaaaaattatcacaatattCAATGAATTTTAATGCTGTAAATAATcggtcatttttatttatacaaagtTCTGATTAAAAGTATAATAGATAGTTTTCAACTTTTACACGtgataaatagataaataaatagaggacgaaattatttattttctagcaCTCAATTAAGAGCGTTTCAAATTCATGGACCATTAAGTTGATATTTAATGGCATTTTCCCACCTATAATATTCTTAATTCAAGAACCTATCTAAGTACTTTCCAATTAGATGTCTATACATTAAATTcttattttcatgatttatgTCTTTTATTCATTTACAAGACCTTTCCGTGTATTAAAAGTTTGTCTAGTATAagggataatttttaaaaatttttttatttgaaaatacattaaaataatatttttaaaatacttttaaaatataaaaataagctgaaaatctttcaaggaaaaaaaaacaatgataacagTAGACTGGCCCATGAGAAAAATAGGAAAACAATGGCTTCAgcccattaaaaaatcaaactcaattgaATATCAAATCCACACATTTTAAATTCACAACCGAGGACTCAGGAATTTACGAGAAAGTTCTTCAATCTTATCTGATGTTGGTTGGACCCAGAATCTTCCTGGTTCAGCGTACTACTCGATCGTCCAGAACATACCAGATGCCACCTTTACTTATAAATACCTGACCTGTCCCATCTCTAGCACGAAAAAATCGAGAACAAGAAGAAGCAATCAAAACATTAGCAGCAAGTAAACGAAGATTAATTCTctgaaaaaagaagtaaaagatGGCAACGATTCCAAGCTTCTTTTACAACCGACGAGCCAACAGCATTTTCGACCCAGTCTCTGCATTCGATGTTTGGGATCCACTCAAAGACTTCCCTTTCACTTCCCCTAATTCACTCATCTCTCGTGAAAACTCAGCCTTTGTCAACACCCGCATTGATTGGAAAGAGACCCCAGAAGCCCATGTATTCGAGGCAGATCTTCCGGGGCTTAAAAAAGAGGAAGTGAAGGTTGAAATCGGAGATGACAGATTGCTTCAGATTAGCGGAGAGAGTAATGTGGAGAAGGAAGACAAGAACGATACATGGCATCGTGTGGAGCGTAGCTGTGGCAAGTTCTTGAGGAGGTTCAGGCTGCCTGAGAATGCGAAAACAGATGAGGTAAAGGCTTCTATGGAGAATGGGGTTCTTACTGTCACTGTGCCTAAAGAGGATGTCAAGAAACCTGATATCAAGGCTATTGAAATCTCTGGCCGAATGACATGATTAAtaccttctaaaaaaaaaattgaaatggcgcgatataaagcatgttaactttatttttttccccccTGTTCTAATAGAATCAAATTCAACTAGATACTAGCAGAGATTATTAAAGGTTACAAGCTCACTATCAATCACTGCAGCAATCTGTAGATCAATTCTGTTGATGGTTTAAATCATTATTTTCCCTCATTAACTATGATGCTCGCAAAATCATTGCGTTGGTAGACTTTTTGTTTCTTAACAATGTGTCAATGGGATCTTTGAACAAGTAGCTTCTCTGTATTCATTTCACATTCTGCACGTCCTGgtttttatttagttcattATGGAATCGAGAATGAAATGGATGcaaaaattgatgaaaaccaTCTGAACTAAAGTTCAGTTTAATATGTGTTAATTACAAACCAATTAAATGGCATCTCTTACAGAATAAGCAATTCGAGTTGTTGTCTATTTTATATGTCTCGCAGTCCTGACCAGAACCTGGATGGCAGGAATGTATATAGATCACTCATTGCAACAAAGTTACCGAGTCTTCATCTATTCACTGCCTTTTCCTTTGCCAAATTAGGCGCAGAAAAATGATTCTGAGCAAGCAAAAGCCTAATGTACAACTGCCATCATAAGCTTCATGAAAACTATCATTACTTGGGACTGCAGACTACAGGGTTTTGGTAAGACAGCAAAGAGT of the Populus nigra chromosome 7, ddPopNigr1.1, whole genome shotgun sequence genome contains:
- the LOC133699193 gene encoding 18.1 kDa class I heat shock protein-like, translating into MAMIPSFFNNRRGGSIFDSFSAFDIWDPLKEFPFTSASNSLISRENSAFVNTRIDWKETPEAHVFKADLPGLKKEEVKVEIEDDRVLQISGERNVEKEDKNDTWHRVERSSGKFFRRFRLPENAKMDQVKASMENGVLTVTVPKEEIKKPDVKAIQITG
- the LOC133698707 gene encoding 18.1 kDa class I heat shock protein-like isoform X2; the protein is MATIPSFFYNRRANSIFDPVSAFDVWDPLKDFPFTSPNSLISRENSAFVNTRIDWKETPEAHVFEADLPGLKKEEVKVEIGDDRLLQISGESNVEKEDKNDTWHRVERSCGKFLRRFRLPENAKTDEECI
- the LOC133698707 gene encoding 17.3 kDa class I heat shock protein-like isoform X1, giving the protein MATIPSFFYNRRANSIFDPVSAFDVWDPLKDFPFTSPNSLISRENSAFVNTRIDWKETPEAHVFEADLPGLKKEEVKVEIGDDRLLQISGESNVEKEDKNDTWHRVERSCGKFLRRFRLPENAKTDEVKASMENGVLTVTVPKEDVKKPDIKAIEISGRMT